From Drosophila suzukii chromosome 2R, CBGP_Dsuzu_IsoJpt1.0, whole genome shotgun sequence, a single genomic window includes:
- the LOC108009918 gene encoding endoplasmic reticulum metallopeptidase 1 isoform X4 — MSSETEEKRAKAQPNGCERAFVRGNKIKWFWAPAFFGFWLLLYVAISIPASHRLPRPLTIEDEAKHPDQFIAERAENNLRELVSLGPRVVGSRQNEMAALKLLSQKMQKIRSGSANEIEVDVQVASGSYVHWSMVNMYQSIQNIVVKISPKGTNSTTYLLVNSHYDSVPAGPGAGDDASMVATMMEVLRVLAKSDKPLKNPVVFLFNGAEENPLQASHAFITQHKWARFCKALINLDSCGNGGREILFQSGPNHPWLMKNYRRAIKHPYASTMGEELFQHNFIPSDTDFRIFRDHGSVPGLDMAYTYNGYVYHTRHDRAEIFPRGSFQHTGDNLLALVRQIANCPEIEDSSKYAEGHTIYFDVMGWFLVFYTETEGVILNVIVSLAAIGICGFAFKLMSVGSGIKLEKILKRVLHTLLVQIVSVIVGAVLPVLLGLFMDAVHLPLSWFTNSWLILGLYFTTFFFGLAIVPALYFHYTKHDKLPIGQRIQLLLHCHCVLLAVLTLIFTICGIRSAFVLMLSCLFYTMGLIINIATKLHSKDVAWVIPHIICTVPPFVFFAYFSHGFFTTFIPMFGRFGENLNPDLAVAVFSVAVGFLCCGFIIPVLQLFNKSKTIICGLMGITLLCFIIAMTPVGFPYRPDTNVQRFAVLHTKRTFHDAENHVRRQESGYFIMPQDRRTYTVKNAVINMTLAQRVGSDCEKEINCGLPLYNQRWHKTRKNSLWIPASEPVLGEDLPTVIVLSKKLLSSTKIRYEMQLSGPNHMALFIQPLNGGKVTDWSFHKAPLRLNFEPPYFIYFSWGVNGDPLKFWLELEKPNGNWNSTTLELGLGGHWTHHKELITPDFKKFLDSFPSYVDATPWPASFESRIY, encoded by the exons ATGAGCAGCGAAACGGAGGAGAAAAGAGCCAAG GCCCAGCCCAATGGCTGTGAACGAGCCTTTGTCCGGGGGAACAAGATCAAGTGGTTCTGGGCACCAGCCTTCTTTGGATTCTGGCTGCTGCTCTACGTGGCCATCTCAATCCCCGCCAGCCATCGCCTACCCCGCCCACTTACCATTGAGGATGAGGCCAAGCACCCCGACCAGTTCATCGCCGAGCGGGCGGAGAACAATCTGCGGGAGCTGGTGAGTCTGGGACCCCGAGTGGTGGGCAGCCGGCAGAACGAGATGGCCGCTCTGAAGTTGCTGTCCCAGAAGATGCAGAAAATACGCTCAGGCTCTGCCAACGAAATCGAAGTTGACGTACAGGTGGCCTCCGGGAGCTATGTGCACTGGTCGATGGTCAACATGTACCAGAGCATTCAGAATATTGTGGTTAAGATTAGTCCCAAGGGAACCAACAGCACCACCTACCTTCTGGTAAACAGTCACTATGACTCGGTGCCGGCAGGACCTGGTGCTGGCGATGATGCTTCCATGGTGGCCACCATGATGGAGGTACTGCGTGTGCTGGCCAAATCCGACAAGCCCCTGAAGAACCCTGTGGTATTCCTGTTCAACGGAGCCGAGGAAAATCCTCTGCAAGCTTCACATGCTTTCATCACCCAGCACAAATGGGCCAGATTCTGCAA AGCTCTTATTAACCTGGATTCCTGTGGAAACGGCGGTCGAGAGATCCTCTTCCAATCGGGTCCCAATCATCCCTGGCTGATGAAGAACTACAGACGTGCCATCAAGCACCCGTATGCTTCAACCATGGGCGAAGAGCTGTtccagcataatttcattccCTCTGACACGGATTTCCGCATCTTCCGGGACCACGGATCGGTTCCCGGCTTGGATATGGCCTACACCTACAACGGGTACGTCTACCACACACGACACGACAGGGCAGAGATCTTTCCTAGGGGAAGTTTCCAGCACACTGGAGACAATCTGTTGGCCTTGGTTCGACAGATTGCCAACTGTCCGGAGATAGAGGATTCCTCG AAATACGCTGAAGGACACACCATCTATTTTGATGTTATGGGCTGGTTCCTGGTCTTCTACACCGAAACCGAAGGCGTTATCTTGAACGTTATTGTGTCGTTGGCAGCCATCGGTATTTGTGGCTTCGCCTTCAAGTTGATGTCGGTTGGCTCTGGCATTAAGCTGGAGAAGATCCTCAAGCGGGTCTTGCACACCCTCCTTGTCCAGATTGTATCTGTAATCGTGGGAGCAGTGCTGCCAGTTCTTCTGGGACTTTTCATGGACGCGGTGCACTTGCCTCTCTCATGGTTTACGAACTCCTGGCTCATCTTGGGCCTGTACTTCACCACTTTCTTCTTTGGTTTGGCTATAGTGCCTGCTTTGTACTTCCACTATACCAAGCAT GATAAACTGCCCATTGGACAGCGGATTCAGCTGTTGCTGCACTGCCACTGTGTGCTCTTGGCCGTCCTTACCCTGATCTTTACCATCTGTGGAATTCGCTCTGCGTTTGTCCTGATGCTCAGCTGTTTGTTCTATACAATGGGTCTAATCATCAACATTGCCACCAAACTGCACAGCAAGG atGTGGCCTGGGTCATTCCGCACATTATCTGCACTGTTCCGCCGTTTGTATTCTTCGCATATTTCTCGCACGGATTCTTCACCACCTTTATTCCCATGTTCGGTCGGTTTGGTGAGAACCTTAACCCGGATCTGGCGGTGGCTGTTTTCAGCGTTGCTGTGGGTTTCCTGTGCTGCGGTTTTATTATTCCTGTTCTGCAGCTCTTTAACAAGTCAAAGACGATTATTTGTGGCCTGATGGGCATTACTTTGTTGTGCTTCATTATTGCAATGACACCAGTGGGATTCCCCTACCGTCCAGACACCAATGTTCAGCGATTCGCAGTGCTG CACACCAAACGTACCTTCCACGACGCCGAAAACCATGTGCGCCGTCAGGAATCGGGTTACTTTATTATGCCTCAGGACAGACGAACCTACACAGTGAAAA ATGCGGTTATCAACATGACTCTTGCCCAACGGGTCGGTTCTGATTGCGAGAAGGAAATTAATTGCGGTTTACCCCTGTACAATCAGCGTTGGCACAAAACCAG AAAGAACAGCTTGTGGATACCTGCTTCTGAGCCAGTCCTCGGCGAAGATCTCCCCACTGTAATTGTACTATCCAAGAAGCTGCTATCATCCACCAAAATTCGTTATGAAATGCAGCTTAGTGGACCCAATCACATGGCGCTCTTTATTCAGCCCTTGAATGGAGGAAAGGTGACGGACTGGAGCTTCCATAAA GCACCTTTACGTCTCAACTTTGAGCCTCCATACTTCATCTACTTCTCCTGGGGCGTCAATGGAGATCCCCTTAAGTTCTGGCTAGAGCTGGAG AAACCCAATGGAAATTGGAATTCAACCACTCTTGAACTGGGTCTCGGAGGCCATTGGACCCATCACAAGGAGTTAATAACGCCGGACTTCAAAAAGTTCCTCGACAGTTTCCCCAGTTATGTGGATGCCACCCCCTGGCCAGCTTCGTTTGAGAGTCGCATCTACTAG